A part of Astyanax mexicanus isolate ESR-SI-001 chromosome 2, AstMex3_surface, whole genome shotgun sequence genomic DNA contains:
- the osbpl5 gene encoding oxysterol-binding protein-related protein 5 yields MKEENLFRRRFSLCPTATSPPKIDPRLLTRNLSYGGDNELYPLSPGESERNGLPLLKDEVSPAQSPGSASESKMFIGLDKDSSSPTEKLARKESLKVQKKNYRQEKKRAAKELFSALKDPSVVIMSNWLKIRGTLKSWTKLWCALRPGVLLIYKTQSSEHWVGTILLNACKLIERPSKKDGFCFKLYHPLDKSIWAMKGPKGETVGSITQPLPSNYLIFRAASESDGRCWMDALELALSCSSLYKLTTKTCRDGDLSSSSESSHILQLLQSTALSDHELLQLNDSMLENNHMENDGLSDKSEREAHDDSDNAANENGGRLTEESDMDQSDDLSPCLQATSYVEQGLEEMGEAGEASQVETVSEENKGLIWTLLKQLRPGMDLSKVVLPTFILEPRSFLDKLSDYYYHASLLSQAVLEESPYCRMKQVLRWYLSGFYKKPKGLKKPYNPILGETFRCCWLHPQTDSCTFYLAEQVSHHPPISAFYVSNKKDGFCISGSILAKSKFYGNSLSAILDGKAKLLFLTRDEEYVITMPYAHCKGILYGTMTLELGGKITIECEKTKYCAELEFKLKPFLGSSCNVNQVSGKIRVGEDVLATVEGHWDGEVLIYEKKTGQQEVLWNPTPEVRKQRLRRQVVQFDQQGLKESERLWKQVTIAINTKDQNKATQEKFVLEEAQRQEARERGDRPWKPHFFTLNPDTNEWQYKHTDAKPWDPDCCLLQFEKDGIIQTKERRRRQRNGFTYSQSWARQHKGQVNGKHRKSSSQPSSCSQNTESSSSTPEPTHESSDNEGFVGQCARCNKEVKDLALIEASIASIQKTQQDIQRNLGALSRQLTRRTEESVSLSGRHCLVLCILVFVQLLINYVFT; encoded by the exons ATGAAGGAAGAGAACTTGTTCCGTAGGCGCTTCTCATTGTGTCCAACAGCTACCTCTCCGCCTAAGATTGACCCGCGCCTGCTCACTCGTAACCTGTCTTACGGAGGGGACAATGAGCTGTACCCGCTCAGCCCAG GTGAGTCGGAGAGGAACGGATTGCCCCTGCTGAAAGATGAAGTCAGCCCAGCCCAGTCTCCTGGCAGTGCT TCAGAATCAAAGATGTTCATAGGTCTGGACAAGGACAGCTCCTCGCCCACTGAAAAGCTGGCCAGGAAGGAGTCTCTAAAG GTTCAGAAAAAGAACTATCGTCAGGAGAAGAAGAGGGCAGCCAAAGAGTTATTCAGCGCTCTCAAGGATCCCAGTGTGGTCATAATGTCAAACTGGTTAAAG ATCCGGGGAACGTTAAAGAGTTGGACAAAGCTATGGTGTGCACTAAGGCCTGGGGTCCTCCTGATCTATaaaactcagagctcagagcaCTGGGTGGGCACAATCCTTCTTAACGCCTGCAAGCTGATTGAAAGGCCTTCAAAGAAAGATGGCTTTTGCTTTAAACTCTACCACCCATTAGATAAATCCATCTGGGCCATGAAG GGTCCTAAAGGAGAGACAGTTGGCTCTATCACACAGCCTCTTCCTAGTAATTACCTGATCTTTAGAGCTGCATCTGAGTCTGATG GCCGCTGCTGGATGGATGCATTGGAACTAGCCCTCAGCTGCTCTAGTCTGTATAAGCTGACCACAAAGACCTGCAGGGATGGAGACCTGAGCAGCTCCTCTGAATCCTCTCATATACTCCAGCTACTGCAGTCCACTGCCCTCAGTGACCATGAACTGCTACA GCTGAATGACTCAATGCTGGAAAATAACCATATGGAGAATGACGGCCTCTCTGACAAATCTGAGAGAGAGGCCCATGACGACTCAGATaatgcagccaatgaaaacgggGGACGATTAACTGAAGAGAGTGATATGGACCAATCAGATGACCTTTCACCTTGCCTCCAGGCAACGTCCTACGTAGAACAGGGTCTTGAAGAGATGGGAGAG GCTGGCGAGGCATCTCAGGTGGAGACAGTGTCAGAAGAGAATAAAGGGCTAATCTGGACACTTTTGAAGCAGCTTAGGCCTGGCATGGACCTGTCCAAAGTCGTTCTGCCCACCTTCATTTTGGAGCCACGTTCCTTTCTGGACAAACTCTCTGACTATTACTACCACGCCAGCTTATTATCCCA GGCAGTCTTAGAGGAAAGCCCATACTGCAGGATGAAGCAGGTCTTGCGTTGGTACCTGTCAGGCTTTTACAAGAAGCCCAAG GGGCTGAAGAAGCCATACAACCCAATACTTGGGGAGACATTCCGTTGCTGTTGGCTACATCCTCAGACTGACAGCTGTACCTTTTACTTAGCAGAGCAG GTGTCTCACCATCCCCCTATCTCTGCCTTCTACGTGAGCAATAAGAAGGATGGCTTCTGTATTAGTGGCAGCATCCTGGCCAAATCCAAGTTCTATG GGAACTCTCTGTCAGCTATACTGGATGGAAAAGCCAAACTATTGTTTCTAACTCGTGATGAGGAGTATGTGATTACCATGCCCTACGCTCACTGTAAAG GAATTCTGTATGGTACCATGACTCTGGAGCTTGGAGGAAAGATCACCATTGAGTGTGAGAAGACAAAGTACTGTGCTGAACTTGAATTTAAATTAAAG cCTTTCCTTGGCAGTTCGTGTAATGTTAATCAGGTTTCTGGAAAGATCCGTGTGGGAGAGGACGTGTTGGCTACAGTAGAAGGACACTGG GATGGGGAGGTGCTTATCTATGAAAAGAAAACTGGCCAGCAGGAGGTGCTGTGGAACCCAACACCAGAAGTTCGCAAGCAGAGGCTGAGAAGACAGGTGGTTCAATTTGACCAGCAGGGGCTCAAGGAGTCTGAGAG GCTGTGGAAGCAGGTGACTATTGCAATTAACACTAAGGACCAGAACAAAGCTACTCAAGAGAAGTTTGTTTTGGAAGAGGCACAGAGGCAAGAGGCACGAGAAAGAGGAGATCGGCCCTGGAAGCCACATTTCTTCACTCTGAACCCCGACACCAATGAGTGGCAGTACAAACACACAGA CGCTAAGCCGTGGGACCCTGACTGCTGCCTGCTTCAATTTGAGAAAGATGGCATCATCCAGACCAAAGAGAGGCGCCGACGTCAACGCAATGGCTTCACCTACAGTCAAAGCTGGGCCAGACAACATAAG GGCCAGGTGAATGGAAAGCACAGGAAGTCGAGCAGTCAGCCATCCAGCTGTAGTCAGAACACAGAAAGCAGCAGTAGCACGCCAGAGCCCACACATGAGTCCTCAGACAATGAAG GTTTTGTGGGCCAGTGTGCCAGGTGCAATAAAGAAGTGAAGGACCTTGCTCTCATCGAAGCCTCGATAGCATCAATACAGAAAACACAGCAAGACATTCAGCG GAACCTGGGTGCCCTAAGTCGTCAGCTGACCCGACGGACAGAGGAGAGCGTGTCTCTGAGTGGCCGTCACTGCCTCGTTCTTTGCATTCTGGTGTTCGTGCAGCTCCTCATTAACTATGTCTTCACTTAA